In one Dreissena polymorpha isolate Duluth1 chromosome 7, UMN_Dpol_1.0, whole genome shotgun sequence genomic region, the following are encoded:
- the LOC127839831 gene encoding uncharacterized protein LOC127839831 — MDLQTPPAKRQRLVEGEGCSHGNGLRLCYDWEQVRGCRTCKKIHKPAFHFHHPLFSSQVQSTQQSKFESIFPDVGSKDENSNQSRRDKVASSHEEGHRSCSVWVQCHHSASRTDFGDEAVAEIARICEPALVAQNEEIDIASIEIEWVRFKTEIYNRKHCDEYVRKMSWCEQWEKHEKYPGLISLVNLLLPFLSSSVDAERGFSRMKLVKNDWRSCLGESTLSDLMLIFSECESVRKYDPTDAVNWWNSSGKRSPFYNDQKSLP; from the exons ATGGATCTACAGACACCTCCTGCAAAGAGGCAGAGATT AGTGGAAGGGGAAGGTTGTAGCCATGGGAACGGATTGCGCCTCTGTTATGACTGGGAACAAGTCAGGGGTTGTCGAACGTGTAAGAAAATACACAAACCGGCCTTTCATTTTCACCATCCATTGTTCAGCTCACAG GTACAGTCCACTCAACAGAGcaaatttgaaagcatttttccAGACGTTGGATCTAAAGATGAAAATTCAAACCAGAGTCGGAGGGACAAGGTGGCTTCCTCACACGAAGAAGGCCATCGATCATGTTCTGTATGGGTACAATGTCATCATTCAGCATCTAGAACAG ACTTTGGAGATGAAGCAGTTGCGGAAATTGCTAGGATCTGTGAACCCGCACTGGTTGCACAGAATGAGGAAATCGACATAGCATCAATAGAAATTGAATGGGTGCGATTCAAGACAGAAATTTATAACAG GAAGCACTGTGATGAATATGTTAGAAAGATGTCTTGGTGTGAGCAGTGGGAGAAGCATGAGAAATACCCAGGTCTAATCAGTCTAGTCAATCTTCTACTGCCATTCCTTTCTAGCTCGGTGGATGCTGAACGAGGATTTTCTAg AATGAAGCTGGTTAAGAATGACTGGAGGTCTTGTCTAGGTGAAAGCACTTTAAGTGACCTGATGCTCATCTTCTCAGAGTGTGAAAGTGTGAGGAAGTATGACCCAACAGATGCAGTGAATTGGTGGAACTCATCTGGCAAAAGGTCACCATTCTACAATGATCAAAAAAG CCTGCCGTAA
- the LOC127838309 gene encoding uncharacterized protein LOC127838309 isoform X2: MCVVFHGLNIKSLHLRGNYRDLNVNHTELLSRSLSSFTHLTELSFELLDYSPDMWKVLNGLNIKYLNLSGLFGGLNLKHLESLLQSISSLGHLEWLRIHIEHFSIGLVKVLHGLNIKSLYLIGMFGGLNIPHVEPFSQSLASLLHLETLSIEVYDDSPGLWDALHGLNIKSMSLNGSFGRFNVKNIESLSQSLASLTQLETLSIYIDEDSPVLWKGLHNLNIKSLSLSGRFGCFNVSHIELLSQSLLSLKQLETFSIYVKTYTEIQLPQSLKYLNVYCWALLPYEVRKLVGTLSARYRTVETNLEFGCASSDASTFERIPLNEYISIQQELETQKHLLVKRFRILDRLCKTDMFDYDVASACSVRGVGEVDDDTQDADSVQEAASERFVSGMSNETINRISIRLQITPALNARIINTCGSKT; the protein is encoded by the coding sequence ATGTGTGTGGTtttccatggtctgaatatcaagtcCCTTCATTTACGCGGTAATTATAGAGATTTAAACGTGAATCATACTGAGTTATTGTCGAGGTCACTTTCTTCGTTCACTCATCTGACAGAGCTTAGTTTTGAACTGTTAGATTACAGTCCCGATATGTGGAAAGTTCTaaatggtctgaatatcaagtaCCTGAATCTAAGTGGTCTGTTTGGGGGTTTAAACTTGAAGCATTTAGAGTCGTTGTTGCAGTCAATATCATCGCTTGGTCATCTGGAGTGGCTTCGTATTCATATAGAACATTTCAGTATCGGTCTGGTGAAAGTTCTTCATGGCCTGAATATCAAAAGTCTTTATCTGATTGGTATGTTTGGAGGTTTGAACATACCTCATGTAGAGCCGTTTTCGCAATCGCTTGCATCGCTATTACATCTGGAAACGCTAAGTATTGAAGTATATGATGACAGTCCAGGTCTGTGGGATGCTCTCCATGGTCTTAATATCAAGAGCATGAGTTTAAACGGTTCGTTTGGACGTTTCAACGTGAAAAATATAGAGTCGTTGTCCCAGTCACTAGCATCGCTCACTCAACTTGAAACGCTTAGTATTTACATAGATGAAGACAGTCCCGTTCTATGGAAGGGGCTCCATAATCTGAATATCAAAAGCCTCAGTCTGAGTGGTCGGTTCGGATGTTTTAATGTGAGTCATATAGAGCTGTTGTCGCAGTCACTATTATCGCTCAAACAACTGGAAACCTTTTCAATATATGTCAAAACATACACCGAAATACAACTACCTCaatcattgaagtatttaaatgTCTACTGCTGGGCATTGCTTCCATACGAAGTAAGAAAACTTGTGGGCACCCTATCAGCACGTTATCGGACAGTTGAGACTAATCTGGAATTCGGTTGTGCTTCTTCCGACGCTTCCACTTTTGAACGAATCCCACTTAACGAATACATTTCCATCCAACAGGAACTGGAGACACAGAAACATTTGTTAGTGAAACGATTTCGAATATTAGACCGGCTATGTAAAACCGATATGTTTGATTATGATGTCGCATCTGCCTGCTCTGTGCGTGGTGTTGGTGAGGTCGATGACGATACTCAGGATGCTGACAGCGTTCAAGAAGCTGCATCTGAAAGATTCGTAAGCGGAATgagtaatgaaacaataaatcgAATTTCTATTCGACTTCAAATTACGCCAGCCTTAAACGCACGAATCATCAATACATGCGGTTCAAAAACATGA